DNA sequence from the Staphylococcus epidermidis genome:
GTTTGTCATAGTAAGTTTGAATTTTCCACTATTTAATTTGGTCGATCAGTTTACTCATAATGGTGCGCTTAACCTTGTAGGTGTCAAACCTGGTTTGCAAGATATATTCTTTAACATGTTAAACATGTCTACAAACAAAATAGTAATGATTCCAACATCATTAAGTGCTGGATTTGCTGTCAGTTTAATACCATTTATAACTAAAACCTATGAAGAAGGTAGATATGCAGAGATGCATCGACAAATTAGAACTTCGATTGGAGTTTTAATGTTCATTACTGTTCCAGCTAGTATTGGTATCATGGCATTAGCGCAACCTTTGTTCACAGTATTCTATGGTTTTGATCCAGTTGTTCACGGTCACGATCCAAATTTCGATGGAAGTAGATTATTATTTTATTATGCTCCTGTTGCAATTTTAATTTCATTATTAAGTGTTACAGCATCAATGTTACAGGGTATCGATAAACAAAAACTAACAGTTTTTGTTATTTTAGGATCTGTTTTAATTAAACTGATTCTCAATTATCCTTTAATTATGTTATTACACACACCTGGCGCTGTATTAAGTACAGCAATAGCTTTATTATTTGCAATTTGTTGCAATTTCTATATTCTTAAAAAATATGCAAACTTTAAATTTAGTTACAGTTGGATACATTTAGCTAAGATTATTCTAATTTCAATCATCATGATGATTGGGGTTGAGGTGATTTTCTTCATTTTAAGATTATTCTTGGAACCAACTAGATTTAATTACTTGATTATTGTTGCAATTGGTGTCATTGTGGGAGCAATCATTTATGGTGGTATTACAATCAAGACTAAATTAGCTGATGAATTTTTAGGTGATATTCCCGCTAAAATAAGACGTAAAGTGAAGATGTTGCGATGAGATTAGATAAATTTCTAGCTAATATGGGTGTTGGAACGCGATCAGAAGTTAAACAGTTACTCAAAAAAGGATCTGTTAAAGTCAACCAAAATATAGTTAAGTTACCTAAACTTCATGTTAATCCTAATTCTGATGAGATAATGGTAAATGATGAAGTAGTTAGTTATATCGACAAAGTGTATATCATGTTAAACAAACCAAAAGGTTATATTTCAGCGACAGAGGATGAGGTGCATCCTACTATTATTGATTTGATACCTGAATATGCACATTTAAATATTTTTCCGGTCGGACGTTTGGACAAAGATACAGAAGGATTACTCCTTGTTACAAATGATGGACAGTTTAATCATGAAGTAATGAATCCCAATAAGCATGTTTCAAAGACTTATGAAGTCTATTCAAAACACCCAATAACTCAATTCGATATTGATAAATTTAAATCCGGAATAGAATTATCAGATGGAAAATTAAAGCCTGCAATTTTAAAGAAAGTTGATAATTATGTATCACATGTCACTATTTACGAAGGAAAATATCATCAAGTTAAAAGAATGTTTCATAGTATCGAAAATGAGGTATTAGAATTGAAACGCATAAAGATTGCTCAACTAGAACTAGATCATAATTTAGATTTGGGTAGTTACCGTTTGTTAACACAAATAGATTTTGATAATCTTAAGAACTAACAAAGGAGAGATGTAAAATGGGAAAAAGTACTAATTTATTTAAAATTGCATTAGGCATTGGTGGTGCAATTACTGTTGTAGCATTATCACGTAAAGAAAGTCGAGATAAACTTAAACAAGAATATAATAAATATAAAGAAAATCCTGAATCATATAAATCTAGCGCTAAAGATTTAGCAACTCAAATAGGTAATAAAGCTAATGAAACAATTCAAGAAGTTAAGAAGAACCCTAAAGACTATGTTGAACGTATCAAAAGTAATCCTAAAGAATTTTTAGAAGAAGAAAAGTCTAAAATTATTGGCAAAAATGATCAGACACAAGATGATATTGAAGAAGGAAAATTTGATGCTGAAGGCGGCGCAACTGTCAATAACAATTTAAGAGTTGTTACTGAAGATGACTTAAAAAATAATAAAAATGCATTACAAGATAAAAAAGAATAATTATACATTTTAAATTTAGTGGAACAGAATTTGAATTCAATTCGTTGTTCCACGGTGATTACAAAGATTCGTTTTAAACATAAGTGTTATTAGTTTATTTTCAATCCGTTCATCGATTGTTAAGAATAAGAGAAGCCTAGGACATTAATTTGTACCTAGGCTTTTATATATTTTTTAAATATAAGTTAATCATTTAGTCACTACTTATTAATAAAAATTAAGTTATTTTTCTGACATCTTACTGTAGTTTCTTTTAAACATCATGTAAAATGGAACATAACTTAGAAAAAAAGGAAGTTGATCTCGAATGTGGAAAGAAAAGGTTCTAGAGTACGAAAATCAAATGATTGAAGATCTTAAAGGTTTATTATCTATAGAAAGCATCAGAGATGATTCTAAAGCCACTGCTGATGCACCTGTGGGACCAGGACCGAGAGAAGCTCTTGATTACATGTACAATTTAGGTAAAAGAGATGGTTTTTCAACGCATGACGTTGATCATATAGCTGGTAGAATTGAAGCTGGTAAAGGAGAAGATGTATTAGGTATTTTATGTCATGTCGATGTAGTACCCGCAGGCGATGGGTGGGATTCAAACCCATTCCAACCAGTAGTGACAGACAATGCAATTATAGCCAGAGGGACACTGGATGATAAAGGACCCACCATTGCTGCCTATTATGCAGTTAAAATTTTAAATGAGATGAAGGTAGATTGGAAAAAACGTATACACATTATTATCGGAACTGATGAAGAATCAGATTGGAAATGTACAGACAGATATTTCAAAACAGAAGAAATGCCTACCTTAGGTTTTGCTCCAGATGCAGAATTCCCAGCAATACATGGTGAAAAAGGTATAACAACCTTTGATTTAGTACAAAATGAAGTGACAGAAGATACAGATGAACCTGACTATGAGTTATTAAAATTTGAATCTGGTCAAAGATACAATATGGTTCCTGATTATGCTAAGGCAGAAGTGCTCGTCAAAGAAAATATGACAGATGTCATTCAAAACTTTGAAAACTTTTTACAACAAAATCAACTACAAGGTGAAAGTACAGTTGACAGTGGTATTTTAATATTAACAATTGAGGGTAAAGCAGTTCATGGCATGGATCCATCTTTAGGTGTTAATGCAGGATTGTTTTTACTTAAATTTTTAGCAAGTCTTAATCTAAATAAAAGCGCAAAAGATTTCGTAGAATTCAATGAGCGATACTTATTTGAATCTCACTTTGGTGAAAAAATGGGTATGAAGTTCCATACTGATATTATGGGAGATGTCACTACTAATATCGGGGTTATCAGTTATGATAAAGAAAAAGCAGGCAGTTATGGTATTAATCTAAGATATCCCGAAGGATTTAAATTTGAAGACGCAATCGATAGATTTAGAAGTGAAATTAATGAACTAGGTTTTAATTTAGAACTTGGCAAAGTTCAAAAACCACACTATGTCGATAAAAATGATCCATTTGTAAAAACACTTGTAAACGCATATAGAAATCAAACAGGTGATATGACTGAACCATATACGATTGGTGGAGGAACATATGCGAGAAATTTAGATAAGGGTGTCGCATTTGGTGCGATGTTTGCAGATTCAGAAGATTTAATGCATCAAAAAAATGAGTATATAACTAAAAAGCAATTGATCAATGCAACAAGTATTTATTTAGAAGCTATTTACGCTTTATGTGTGGAGGATTAATTTATGACAAAAGTTTTTATAAATGGTGAATTTGTTAATGAAGAGGATGCTAAGGTTTCATATGAAGATCGAGGCTACGTGTTTGGGGACGGAATCTATGAATATATACGGGCATATGATGGGAAATTGTTTACCGTTAAAGAGCATTTTGAAAGATTTTTAAGAAGTGCTGAAGAAATAGGACTAGATTTAAATTATACTATTGAGGAATTAATTGAATTAGTACGCCGATTATTAAAAGAAAATAATGTGGTGAATGGCGGTATTTATATACAAGCTACTCGTGGTGCTGCTCCTCGAAATCATTCATTTCCTACACCACCTGTAAAACCTGTTATTATGGCGTTTACAAAAAGTTATGATAGACCTTATGAAGAATTAGAACAAGGAGTTTATGCCATTACAACTGAAGACATTAGATGGTTACGTTGTGATATTAAAAGTTTAAATTTATTAGGAAATGTATTAGCTAAAGAATATGCTGTTAAATATAATGCTGCAGAGGCTATACAACACCGAGGTGATATTGTCACTGAGGGTGCATCTAGTAATGTTTACGCAATTAAAGATGGAGTGATATACACGCATCCAGTTAATAATTTTATATTGAACGGAATTACTCGCCGTGTCATAAAATGGATAGCAGAGGATGAACAAATACCATTCAAAGAAGAAACATTTACAGTAGAATTTCTTAAAAGTGCTGATGAAGTTATCATTTCTAGTACTTCTGCAGAAGTTATGCCAATTACAAAAATTGATGGTGAAAATGTTCAAGACGGACAAGTTGGTACTATAACACGACAATTACAACAAGGATTTGAAAAGTATATTCAATCGCATAGTATTTAAAATTTTTAAATTTATAGTTTGAGGATGAAAATTTAAAATAATTGTCTTATTTCACCGTAAATCTTATCTTATAATGTGTTATAATTTATAATAAAGCGATTTAGAAATCAAAGAGACATTAGACTAGTAAAATGTATCTTTTTGTTTCTGATTTTTAGTTGAAATGTAACCCTAAAAATTATAAAATCTTTTATGAGTGATAAATTATGAACGGATTAAATAAGTCTGATTAAGATGGGACTAAGTATTGACTTAAATAGCTCACATAAACTGTTAACAAATTAAATGTAAAGCGTAAAAAACAAACGCTTTGTAAAAATTAGAATATATGGCTCACGAAAAACTATTTCTTGAGCCATTTTCTAGTTGAAAGTGAGGTGAACGTGTTGGAGCAGTTTTATCAGTTAGGGTGGACACTTGATTCGGCAGGAGGAGCTTCTGGTGAAGCATATATGGCTGAACAAGATGGACAAAAATTATTTTTAAAACGAAATTCAAATCCTTTTATTGCTGCGCTATCTGCAGAAGGAATTGTACCTAAACTTGTTTGGACGAAACGTATTGAAACAGGTGAAGTAGTAACAGCTCAGCATTGGAAAAATGGCAGAGAATTAAATGAAGATGAAATGAACCAAACAAGAGTCGCTGAACTACTACATAAAATTCACGGTTCAAGACCTTTATTAACTATGCTAAAGCGTATGGAGATGGAACCTATTACGCCTGACATTATGTTGAATAAAATTAACGCATCACTTTCAAGAGAAGTTTTGACACATCATGTTGTGAGAAGAGCTTTAACTTACCTTGAAGATCATATACCGAATTTAGACGCACGTTTCTTTACTGTTGTACATGGAGATGTTAATCATAACAACTGGTTATTATCAGATCGGGATGAACTTTACCTTGTGGATTGGGAAGGTGCAATGATTGCAGACCCAGCGATTGACATTGGTATGCTGCTTTACAATTACGTTCCTCAAAACAAATGGTCTCAGTGGTTTAAAACTTATGGCGTTGAAGAAAGTGTCAATTTGAATAAACGTATGAAATGGTACACAGTTATTCAAGCAATAGGTCTTATTCAATGGTATGAAGAACAAAAACGCTATAGAGATATGAATACATGGCTGAAATTTTTAAATGAAGTAATGAATAGTAACTTATTTATATAAGGAGTAATTAATGATGAGAGTTCGTTACAAACCGTGGGCCGAAGATTATTTAAAGAACCATCCTGATTTAGTAGACATGGATGGTGCTCACGCAGGTAAAATGTCTGAGTGGTTCGAAAAAGAACAACCGATTTATATTGAAATTGGTTCAGGAATGGGACAATTTATAACAACATTAGCAGCACAATATCCAGAGATTAATTTTGTATCAATGGAACGTGAAAAAAGTGTGATGTACAAAGTTCTTGATAAAACAAAAGAAATGGGTCTTAAAAATTTAAAAATGATTTGTAATGATGCTATTGAGCTTAATGAGTATTTCAAAGATAAAGAAATATCTAGAATTTACTTAAATTTTTCAGATCCTTGGCCTAAAAAGCGCCATGCAAAAAGACGTTTGACGTATCATACATACCTTGCATTATATAAACAAATACTTAAAGATGACGGTGAAATTCATTTTAAAACTGATAATCGTGGTTTGTTCGCATTTAGTATAGAAAGTATGTCGCAATTTGGAATGTACTTTACTAAAATGAATTTAAATTTACACGATGAAGATGATGAAGATAATATAGTGACAGAATATGAGAAGAAATTCTCTGAAAAGGGATCTCGTATTTATCGAATGGAAGCTAAATTTCATAAATGTTTCGAATAGAATAGGTAACTTATCATTTATATCAAATCAACTTTTATGTTTAAAATTATCATGAAAGTTGTTTTTTTACAAAAAGCCCCAAATGATTTTAAATATAAATTCATTTGGGGCGAAGTTATTGTGATAGGTTTTTATTATTATTATATAATATCAATTTTACCTCAGAGTTCAATTATATCAATGATTTGTCCTGACACAGCATCTGCATAAAATTCATAATTAATAAGATGGTCATTTTTTAATACTGTGATACCACCTTGGTATATTGGTTGATTATGATTTATATTTTCTAAAACGATTGGTTCTTGCACAATATAGGAACCTTTTACTTCTCTAAAATAAGTTTTGACTTCATTTAGTAATAATTCGGCGTTATACAGTTTTTTCTTCGTCAAAAAAATGAGAGAAAAGATTAATATTAAAAAAGCTGTAGAAAAAAACAATATAGTTATTTTTTTAAAATTAACTGACTTCATCACAAATTCTCCTCTTACATAATTCATATCATTAGTTTACCACATTGAAGATGATATAATTAAGCATAAGGAGTGAGATTTTATATGACTATTGATAACTCAAAAACATTGGAACGAATTAAAATATTAACAGAGCTTCATGGAGCACCTGGTTTTGAAGATGAAGTGAGAAGTTATATGAAAAGTGAAATGGAACCATACGTGGATAAGTTTATTCAAAATAAGATGGGTGGTTTCTATGGTATAAAAAAATCAAATAAAGAAAACGCACCTCGAGTTATGATAGCAGCACATATGGATGAAATAGGTTTTATGATTACTCATATTAATGATAATGGAATGATTCAATTTACGAATTTAGGTGGCGTGGCTAATGATATTTGGCAAGGACAAAGATTAAAAATAAAAAATAGATACGGTAAAGAAATCATAGGTGTAGTTGCTAATATTCCTAAACATTTTAGAACAGGAAATGAAAGCATACCTCAAATCAAAGATTTAATGCTAGATATTGGTGCTTCTTCATCAGAAGAAGTGCGCAATCGGGGTGTAGAGGTGGGCGATACAATAGTTCCTCACACAATAATGACTCAGTTGTCAAAAAACAGATACAGCGCGAAAGCCTGGGACAATCGATATGGTTGTGTCTTAGCTATTGAGATATTAGAATTATTAAAAGACGTTCAACTAGATGTTGACTTATATGTTGGTGCCAATGTACAAGAAGAAGTTGGACTTAGAGGAGCTAAAGCTGCCGCAAAGCAAATTGATCCTGATATTGCATTCGTTGTCGATTGCTCCCCTGCAAATGATATCAAAGGTAAACAACAACTTTCTGGTGTGTTAGGGGAGGGGACTTTAATTCGTATCAAAGATGGTACTATGATACTTAAACCATTATTTAGAGATTATCTCCTTAAGCTAGCAGAAGAAAATCAGATTGCATATCAATATTATATATCACCAGGTGGTACAGATGGTGGGGAGATTCATAAAGAAAATGAAGGTATACCAACAGCTGTTATTGGAGTATGTGCGCGTTATATTCATAGCACTGATGCGGTCTTTGATATTAGAGATTATTTTTCTGCACGTCACTTGCTAAAAGAAAGTATTATTCATTTAACAAGTGGACAAATTCAACAATTACAATATGGAAAGGAATTTTGATATTTATGATTAAACTTGAATCAGAACAACAATTTGAAGAATTAAAAAAAGGGTATACAGTATTTGAATTCACTGCTGGATGGTGTCCAGATTGTAAAGTAATTGAACCGGATTTACCTAAATTAGAGAAAAAATACAGTCAATTACAATTTGTGTCTGTAGATAGAGATCAATTTATAGATATTTGTGTTCAAAATGATATTTTAGGCATTCCTAGTTTTCTTATCTTTAAAGAAGGTCAACTTTTAGGAAGCTATATAGGTAAAGAGAGAAAATCAATTGATCAAATTGATCAATTTTTATCTCAACACATTTAATAATTAGTCAGAAAATGACTCAGCAAATCTACATTAATTTATAATAACAAATTAATGTGATTATCTGAGTTTTTTCTGTTAACTCAACATTATTTATTGTAAACTGTAAAAAGGTGCGAAAATAGGGAGTGTTAATAATGAATGTCTTCCAAATGAGAGATAAATTGAAAGCGCGTTTAAAACATTTAGACGTAGAATTCAAGTTTGATAGAGAAGAAGAAACGTTACGTATTGTAAGAATTGACAATCACAAAGGTGTAACGATTAAACTTAACGCTATCGTCGCAAAATATGAAGAACAAAAAGAAAAAATTATAGATGAAATTTGTTATTATGTCGAGGAAGCAATCGCTCAGATGGGTGATGAAGTGATTAATAATGTTGAGGACATACAAATTATGCCGGTTATAAGAGCTACAAGTTTCGACAAAGAAACTAAGGAAGGTCATGCATTTGTGTTAACAGAACATACTGCTGAAACTAATATATATTACGCTCTTGATCTAGGGAAATCTTATCGGCTAATAGATGAAAATATGTTACAAACGTTAAATTTAACTGCTCAACAAGTGAAAGAAATGTCACTATTTAATGTTCGTAAGTTAGAGTGTCGCTATAGTACGGATGAAGTTAAAGGTAATATTTTTTACTTCATCAACACAAATGATGGATATGATGCAAGTCGTATTTTAAATACTTCTTTTTTAAATCATATTCAACACCAATGTGAAGGTGAAATGCTTGTTGGTGTGCCACATCAAGATGTATTAATTCTTGCAGATATTAGAAATAAAACAGGTTATGATGTTATGGCTCATTTGACTATGGAATTCTTTACTAAAGGACTTGTTCCGATTACTTCTTTATCATTTGGTTATGATAACGGACATCTAGAGCCAATATTTATTTTGGGGAAAAATAATAAACAAAAAAGAGATCCTAACGTTATTCAACGTTTAGAAGCGAACAGAAAAAAATTCAAAAAAGATTAATGATAGAAATGGAGTTTTATAAATGAACTTATTTTACAATCCTAAAGGTGTTGGAGATGTTGCATTTATTCAAATTGAACCTTCAGTTGGTCCTTTTGAATATGAACAAAAACATGGTGTGGTAGAAATCAAAAAAGAAAATGAGGTAGTAGGTTATAATATATTTAATGTGTCTAATAATGTGACAATAAATGATAATGGACATATTAAACTAACTACTGAATTAATCAAAGATTTACAACAACTGATTACTGAAGCAGGTTTTGATTATCAACTTGATACTGATGTATCGCCTAAATTTGTAGTTGGTTACGTAGAAACTAAAGAAAAACACCCTAATGCAGACAAACTAAGTGTGTTGAATGTAAATGTCGGTACTGAAAAACTTCAAATTGTTTGTGGGGCTCCAAATGTAGAATCTGGTCAGAAGGTCGTTGTTGCAAAAGTTGGGGCCGTTATGCCAAGCGGAATGGTAATTAAAGATGCCCAATTACGTGGGGTAGATTCTAGTGGTATGATTTGCTCAATGAAAGAATTAAATTTGCCTAATGCTCCTAAAGAAAAAGGAATTATGGTACTTAACGATGACTATGATATTGGTCAGGCATTTTTTGAATAATTAAGAAAGGTAGTGTAATTATGAGCTGGTTTGATAAATTATTTGGCGATGACAACGGTTCGAATGACGATTTGTTACGCAAAAATAAAAATAGACGTCAGTCTCAGCAATCAAAACAAAATAATCAAGACTCATTACTGCCTC
Encoded proteins:
- a CDS encoding thioredoxin family protein: MIKLESEQQFEELKKGYTVFEFTAGWCPDCKVIEPDLPKLEKKYSQLQFVSVDRDQFIDICVQNDILGIPSFLIFKEGQLLGSYIGKERKSIDQIDQFLSQHI
- a CDS encoding pseudouridine synthase, whose translation is MRLDKFLANMGVGTRSEVKQLLKKGSVKVNQNIVKLPKLHVNPNSDEIMVNDEVVSYIDKVYIMLNKPKGYISATEDEVHPTIIDLIPEYAHLNIFPVGRLDKDTEGLLLVTNDGQFNHEVMNPNKHVSKTYEVYSKHPITQFDIDKFKSGIELSDGKLKPAILKKVDNYVSHVTIYEGKYHQVKRMFHSIENEVLELKRIKIAQLELDHNLDLGSYRLLTQIDFDNLKN
- a CDS encoding phosphotransferase family protein produces the protein MEQFYQLGWTLDSAGGASGEAYMAEQDGQKLFLKRNSNPFIAALSAEGIVPKLVWTKRIETGEVVTAQHWKNGRELNEDEMNQTRVAELLHKIHGSRPLLTMLKRMEMEPITPDIMLNKINASLSREVLTHHVVRRALTYLEDHIPNLDARFFTVVHGDVNHNNWLLSDRDELYLVDWEGAMIADPAIDIGMLLYNYVPQNKWSQWFKTYGVEESVNLNKRMKWYTVIQAIGLIQWYEEQKRYRDMNTWLKFLNEVMNSNLFI
- the dat gene encoding D-amino-acid transaminase, producing MTKVFINGEFVNEEDAKVSYEDRGYVFGDGIYEYIRAYDGKLFTVKEHFERFLRSAEEIGLDLNYTIEELIELVRRLLKENNVVNGGIYIQATRGAAPRNHSFPTPPVKPVIMAFTKSYDRPYEELEQGVYAITTEDIRWLRCDIKSLNLLGNVLAKEYAVKYNAAEAIQHRGDIVTEGASSNVYAIKDGVIYTHPVNNFILNGITRRVIKWIAEDEQIPFKEETFTVEFLKSADEVIISSTSAEVMPITKIDGENVQDGQVGTITRQLQQGFEKYIQSHSI
- a CDS encoding YtxH domain-containing protein is translated as MGKSTNLFKIALGIGGAITVVALSRKESRDKLKQEYNKYKENPESYKSSAKDLATQIGNKANETIQEVKKNPKDYVERIKSNPKEFLEEEKSKIIGKNDQTQDDIEEGKFDAEGGATVNNNLRVVTEDDLKNNKNALQDKKE
- a CDS encoding DUF1444 domain-containing protein — protein: MNVFQMRDKLKARLKHLDVEFKFDREEETLRIVRIDNHKGVTIKLNAIVAKYEEQKEKIIDEICYYVEEAIAQMGDEVINNVEDIQIMPVIRATSFDKETKEGHAFVLTEHTAETNIYYALDLGKSYRLIDENMLQTLNLTAQQVKEMSLFNVRKLECRYSTDEVKGNIFYFINTNDGYDASRILNTSFLNHIQHQCEGEMLVGVPHQDVLILADIRNKTGYDVMAHLTMEFFTKGLVPITSLSFGYDNGHLEPIFILGKNNKQKRDPNVIQRLEANRKKFKKD
- a CDS encoding M42 family metallopeptidase, with translation MTIDNSKTLERIKILTELHGAPGFEDEVRSYMKSEMEPYVDKFIQNKMGGFYGIKKSNKENAPRVMIAAHMDEIGFMITHINDNGMIQFTNLGGVANDIWQGQRLKIKNRYGKEIIGVVANIPKHFRTGNESIPQIKDLMLDIGASSSEEVRNRGVEVGDTIVPHTIMTQLSKNRYSAKAWDNRYGCVLAIEILELLKDVQLDVDLYVGANVQEEVGLRGAKAAAKQIDPDIAFVVDCSPANDIKGKQQLSGVLGEGTLIRIKDGTMILKPLFRDYLLKLAEENQIAYQYYISPGGTDGGEIHKENEGIPTAVIGVCARYIHSTDAVFDIRDYFSARHLLKESIIHLTSGQIQQLQYGKEF
- the pepV gene encoding dipeptidase PepV; this translates as MWKEKVLEYENQMIEDLKGLLSIESIRDDSKATADAPVGPGPREALDYMYNLGKRDGFSTHDVDHIAGRIEAGKGEDVLGILCHVDVVPAGDGWDSNPFQPVVTDNAIIARGTLDDKGPTIAAYYAVKILNEMKVDWKKRIHIIIGTDEESDWKCTDRYFKTEEMPTLGFAPDAEFPAIHGEKGITTFDLVQNEVTEDTDEPDYELLKFESGQRYNMVPDYAKAEVLVKENMTDVIQNFENFLQQNQLQGESTVDSGILILTIEGKAVHGMDPSLGVNAGLFLLKFLASLNLNKSAKDFVEFNERYLFESHFGEKMGMKFHTDIMGDVTTNIGVISYDKEKAGSYGINLRYPEGFKFEDAIDRFRSEINELGFNLELGKVQKPHYVDKNDPFVKTLVNAYRNQTGDMTEPYTIGGGTYARNLDKGVAFGAMFADSEDLMHQKNEYITKKQLINATSIYLEAIYALCVED
- the trmB gene encoding tRNA (guanosine(46)-N7)-methyltransferase TrmB encodes the protein MRVRYKPWAEDYLKNHPDLVDMDGAHAGKMSEWFEKEQPIYIEIGSGMGQFITTLAAQYPEINFVSMEREKSVMYKVLDKTKEMGLKNLKMICNDAIELNEYFKDKEISRIYLNFSDPWPKKRHAKRRLTYHTYLALYKQILKDDGEIHFKTDNRGLFAFSIESMSQFGMYFTKMNLNLHDEDDEDNIVTEYEKKFSEKGSRIYRMEAKFHKCFE
- the ytpR gene encoding YtpR family tRNA-binding protein — protein: MNLFYNPKGVGDVAFIQIEPSVGPFEYEQKHGVVEIKKENEVVGYNIFNVSNNVTINDNGHIKLTTELIKDLQQLITEAGFDYQLDTDVSPKFVVGYVETKEKHPNADKLSVLNVNVGTEKLQIVCGAPNVESGQKVVVAKVGAVMPSGMVIKDAQLRGVDSSGMICSMKELNLPNAPKEKGIMVLNDDYDIGQAFFE
- a CDS encoding polysaccharide biosynthesis protein, which gives rise to MSESKEMVRGTFLITISILITKVLGVLFIIPFTALIGGQANMAPFTYAYAPYNIAIAIATAGVPLAASKYVAKYNALGAYKVSQKFYKSSFVVMSITGIVGFLVLYLLAPYIAELTLSRNTHGNSGWTVADITWIIRIISMVVIFIPVLATWRGIFQGYKSMGPTAVSEVTEQIARIVFILVGSYLTLNVFGGTVLQANGIATFAAAIGAIAGILTLWYYWIKRRKNIKKMVDSDTANLNVSYGKMYKEIIAYSIPFVIVSLNFPLFNLVDQFTHNGALNLVGVKPGLQDIFFNMLNMSTNKIVMIPTSLSAGFAVSLIPFITKTYEEGRYAEMHRQIRTSIGVLMFITVPASIGIMALAQPLFTVFYGFDPVVHGHDPNFDGSRLLFYYAPVAILISLLSVTASMLQGIDKQKLTVFVILGSVLIKLILNYPLIMLLHTPGAVLSTAIALLFAICCNFYILKKYANFKFSYSWIHLAKIILISIIMMIGVEVIFFILRLFLEPTRFNYLIIVAIGVIVGAIIYGGITIKTKLADEFLGDIPAKIRRKVKMLR
- a CDS encoding PepSY domain-containing protein; translation: MKSVNFKKITILFFSTAFLILIFSLIFLTKKKLYNAELLLNEVKTYFREVKGSYIVQEPIVLENINHNQPIYQGGITVLKNDHLINYEFYADAVSGQIIDIIEL